The following coding sequences are from one Hippopotamus amphibius kiboko isolate mHipAmp2 chromosome 9, mHipAmp2.hap2, whole genome shotgun sequence window:
- the LOC130860490 gene encoding sesquipedalian-1-like, translating to MKLHRKSVLSFFRGYRTQAPDREGILLKKGARNTSYQRRWFILRGNLLFYLEHQDDHIPLGLIMLENCQVAPRLGATEPFAFTILTPRAEGGRAYKLAAENQEELGAWLLALAGASWRQLALLLRPLEAQYRELCQAAGQEPSLPPEDCGSPATLSTLSSFQELHEHFGKEIWALQEVHRGLQEASDNGGSRSQAEVEQELNHCLLTSD from the coding sequence ATGAAACTGCACCGAAAGTCGGTGCTCAGTTTCTTTCGTGGGTACAGAACACAGGCTCCAGACCGGGAGGGCATCCTGCTAAAGAAGGGGGCCAGAAACACCAGCTACCAGCGCCGCTGGTTCATCCTCCGGGGAAACCTCCTCTTCTACCTGGAACACCAGGATGACCACATACCCCTGGGCCTCATCATGCTAGAGAACTGCCAGGTGGCGCCACGCCTTGGGGCCACAGAACCCTTCGCCTTTACCATCCTGACCCCAAGAGCAGAAGGTGGGCGGGCCTACAAGCTGGCAGCAGAAAACCAGGAGGAGCTGGGAGCCTGGCTGTTGGCACTGGCTGGGGCAAGCTGGAGGCAGCTGGCTCTGCTGCTACGCCCCCTGGAGGCCCAGTACCGGGAGCTGTGCCAGGCAGCTGGACAAGAGCCCAGCTTACCCCCAGAAGACTGTGGCTCCCCAGCCACCCTCAGTACCCTCTCCAGCTTCCAGGAGTTGCATGAGCACTTTGGGAAGGAGATCTGGGCGCTGCAGGAGGTGCATAGAGGTCTCCAGGAGGCCAGTGACAATGGAGGCAGCAGATCCCAGGCAGAGGTGGAGCAGGAGCTCAACCACTGTCTGTTGACGAGTGACTAA
- the CD2BP2 gene encoding CD2 antigen cytoplasmic tail-binding protein 2 isoform X2, producing MPKRKVTFQGVGDEDDEGEISVPKKKLVDPVAGTGGPGSRFKGKHSLDSDEEDDDEGSSKYDILASEDVEGQEAATLPSEGGVRITPFNLQEEMEEGHFDADGNYFLNRDAQIRDSWLDNIDWVKIRERPPDQRPPSDSEDEDSLGQTPMSAQALLEGLLELMLPRETVAGALRRLGARGGGKGGSKGPGRPSSPQRLDRLSGLADQMVARGNLGVYQETRERLAMRLKGLGCQTQGPRDPTPPPSLDMFAEEVAEGELETPTPAQKGEAELPGDGLADVMWEYKWENTGDAELYGPFSSTQMQTWVNEGYFPDGVYCRKLDPPGGQFYNSKRIDFDLYT from the exons ATGCCAAAGAGGAAAGTGACCTTCCAAGGCGTGGGAGATGAGGATGATGAGGGTGAAATCAGTGTCCCCAAGAAAAAG TTGGTGGACCCTGTGGCTGGGACAGGGGGTCCTGGGAGCCGCTTCAAAGGCAAACACTCTTTGGACAGCGATGAGGAGGATGATGATGAAGGGTCCAGCAAATATGACATCCTCGCCTCAGAGGATGTAGAAG GTCAGGAAGCAGCCACGCTCCCCAGTGAGGGAGGTGTGCGGATCACACCCTTCAACCtgcaggaggagatggaggaaggcCACTTCGATGCCGATGGCAACTATTTCCTGAACCGAGATGCTCAGATCCGAGACAGCTGGCTGGACAACATTGACTGG GTAAAGATCAGGGAGCGGCCACCCGATCAGCGGCCACCGTCAGACTCAGAGGACGAGGACAGCTTGGGCCAGACACCAATGAGCGCCCAAGCCCTCCTGGAGGGCCTTCTGGAGCTCATGTTGCCAAGAGAGACAGTGGCTGGGGCACTGAGACGCCTGGGAGCCCGAGGAGGAGGCAAAGGGGGCAGCAAGGGACCTGGGCGGCCCAGTTCCCCCCAGCGTCTAGACCGGCTCTCTGGGTTGGCTGACCAGATGGTGGCCCGGGGCAACCTTGGAGTGTATCAGGAGACAAGGGAACGTTTGGCCATGCGGCTGAAGGGGTTGGGGTGCCAGACCCAGGGACCCCGtgaccccacacccccaccctccctggacaTGTTTGCTGAGGAAGTGGCGGAGGGGGAGCTGGAGACCCCAACCCCTGCTCAGAAAGGGG AAGCAGAGTTGCCTGGAGATGGTCTGGCAGATGTGATGTGGGAATATAAATGGGAGAACACAGGAGACGCTGAGCTGTATGGGCCCTTCTCCAGCACCCAGATGCAG ACCTGGGTGAATGAAGGCTACTTCCCGGATGGTGTTTATTGCCGGAAGCTGGACCCCCCTGGTGGACAGTTCTACAACTCCAAACGGATTGACTTTGACCTCTACACCTGA
- the CD2BP2 gene encoding CD2 antigen cytoplasmic tail-binding protein 2 isoform X1 — translation MPKRKVTFQGVGDEDDEGEISVPKKKLVDPVAGTGGPGSRFKGKHSLDSDEEDDDEGSSKYDILASEDVEGQEAATLPSEGGVRITPFNLQEEMEEGHFDADGNYFLNRDAQIRDSWLDNIDWVKIRERPPDQRPPSDSEDEDSLGQTPMSAQALLEGLLELMLPRETVAGALRRLGARGGGKGGSKGPGRPSSPQRLDRLSGLADQMVARGNLGVYQETRERLAMRLKGLGCQTQGPRDPTPPPSLDMFAEEVAEGELETPTPAQKGEAELPGDGLADVMWEYKWENTGDAELYGPFSSTQMQLCSLFLQTWVNEGYFPDGVYCRKLDPPGGQFYNSKRIDFDLYT, via the exons ATGCCAAAGAGGAAAGTGACCTTCCAAGGCGTGGGAGATGAGGATGATGAGGGTGAAATCAGTGTCCCCAAGAAAAAG TTGGTGGACCCTGTGGCTGGGACAGGGGGTCCTGGGAGCCGCTTCAAAGGCAAACACTCTTTGGACAGCGATGAGGAGGATGATGATGAAGGGTCCAGCAAATATGACATCCTCGCCTCAGAGGATGTAGAAG GTCAGGAAGCAGCCACGCTCCCCAGTGAGGGAGGTGTGCGGATCACACCCTTCAACCtgcaggaggagatggaggaaggcCACTTCGATGCCGATGGCAACTATTTCCTGAACCGAGATGCTCAGATCCGAGACAGCTGGCTGGACAACATTGACTGG GTAAAGATCAGGGAGCGGCCACCCGATCAGCGGCCACCGTCAGACTCAGAGGACGAGGACAGCTTGGGCCAGACACCAATGAGCGCCCAAGCCCTCCTGGAGGGCCTTCTGGAGCTCATGTTGCCAAGAGAGACAGTGGCTGGGGCACTGAGACGCCTGGGAGCCCGAGGAGGAGGCAAAGGGGGCAGCAAGGGACCTGGGCGGCCCAGTTCCCCCCAGCGTCTAGACCGGCTCTCTGGGTTGGCTGACCAGATGGTGGCCCGGGGCAACCTTGGAGTGTATCAGGAGACAAGGGAACGTTTGGCCATGCGGCTGAAGGGGTTGGGGTGCCAGACCCAGGGACCCCGtgaccccacacccccaccctccctggacaTGTTTGCTGAGGAAGTGGCGGAGGGGGAGCTGGAGACCCCAACCCCTGCTCAGAAAGGGG AAGCAGAGTTGCCTGGAGATGGTCTGGCAGATGTGATGTGGGAATATAAATGGGAGAACACAGGAGACGCTGAGCTGTATGGGCCCTTCTCCAGCACCCAGATGCAG CTCTGTTCTCTGTTCCTTCAGACCTGGGTGAATGAAGGCTACTTCCCGGATGGTGTTTATTGCCGGAAGCTGGACCCCCCTGGTGGACAGTTCTACAACTCCAAACGGATTGACTTTGACCTCTACACCTGA